Genomic segment of Candidatus Afararchaeum irisae:
AGTCGTCGCCTATGTTCGCGCTCGGTGCTACTCCTAACCCGTCTCCGAGTCCGGCTGTGAGATCGCTGAGTATGTCTCCGTACAGATTCGGCGTGAGTAAGACGTCGAACTCCTCACCATCTCCGAGGTCGTGGGCTACGGAGTCGACGAGCCTTTCGTCGTACTCGACGTACGAATCCTCAATGACTTCTCTGCTCACGTCTCTGAAGAGACGGTCCGAACCCACGACGTTGGCTTTGTGGACTACGGTGACTTCTGTCTCTGCCTCTTCGACGGCTTTTACCGCCGTCTTCCGTGTCGCCTCTGTTGTCACTGAACGGACTGTCTCACACGCGCCTTCCTTTGATATCTCCTCCCCCGAGTAGAGACCCTCAGTGTTCTCCCTGACTACTGTCCCAGTCCGCGAGGGGCGTACGTTGGCATAGAGTCCTAGCTCGTTTCTCAGACGGAGTACGGTGCTCTCGTACTTCGGGTCGTCGGGACTCTCGACGGCTCCGAGAAGAAGGGCGTCACAGTCACGTATCCGTCGGATCGTTTCTTCGGTGATGCCTGTTTCTATGTCTTTTGCCTCCCAGACAGACCTCCCGACATCGAGGCTCACGGTCTCGATACCCACGTCGAGACATCTCAGAGCCTCGACCGTAGCAGGTACGACCTCTCTGCCTACTCCGTCTCCCTCAGCCACTCCTAAACTGATATCAGCCATTCTTTCTCCTCCAGCTTAGCAATCCACCCGCTTCGAGAACTTCACGAAGCCTCTCGGGAAGCTCCTCACACTCGTGCCTCGTCTTCCCGGGCTCCGACTCCACTACTACGGTGCCTTCCGACAGATCCACAGAGACGCGGTCACCGTCGTCGGTGTCTTCGGCGACCGACGCCGTTGCTATCGGGAGACCCACGTTGATCGCGTTTCGGTAGAATATACGTGCGAACGACTCGGCGACTACTCCACTGACCCCGGCTGCCTTTATCGCCCTCGGTGCCTGTTCACGTGACGATCCGTACCCGAAGTTCTCACCCGCGACTATAACGACCCCCTCGCTGTCGTCCGCAAACCGGGGATCTACGCCCTCCATGACGTGGTCAGCCCACACATCCTCGTCACGCCGGAGGTACTTTCCGGGTATTATCTCGTCGGTGCTGATGTCGTCTCCGAATCTCCTCGCTTCTCCTTTGACCTTCATACTACCTCCGCTGGGTTGGTTATCTCCCCTTCTACTGCACTCGCAGCGACGGTCTCGGGCGACCCGAGATACACGTCTCCCGATCCCATTCTCCCGTCGAAGTTCCTGTTGCCCGACGAGATACAGACCTCCCCGTCTCCGACGACTCCCTGGTGGTATCCCATACACGGACCACATCCGGGGTTGAGTATAGTCGCGCCGGCTTCCATAAGCACGTTCGAGACGCCCTCGTCGTTGGCTCTCATCAGGGCTTCCTTCGTGGCGGGAACTACTATCAGACGCGTCTCGGGTGCTACCTCTCTGCCTTCGAGGATTTCAGCCGCGGCGGCTAGGTCGGAGAAGCCCCCGTTCGTACAAGTTCCTATATGTGCCTGATCCACAGCCGTACCTTCGACTTCGTCGACTGGAACGGCGTCCTCGGGAGCACCCGGACGTGCTACGAGGGGTGACTCGGGAGCCTGTATACGTATCTCGTCGTCCCAAGACCCCGAGTCGGAGTAGACGGGGTTCGCGTCCTCCTTTCCTGTGTACTCGAAGGTAGTCTCGTCGGGTGGTATCACCGCCGACTTCGCGTCGGTTTCGACACCCATGTTACACAGGGTTATCCTCTCCTCTACGCTGAGATCCTCTATACAGTCGCCGTGGTACTCTATCACGCTGTAGTTAGCACCGCTCGCTCCCAGCTCCGAGACGATCTTGAGAGTCAGATCCTTGACTGTAATACGGCTCCGGCTTGGGTCGAATCCCTCGATCTCTATCTTAATTGTCTCTGGAACACGGAACCACAGCTTTCCCGAGATGAGTGCCTCGGCAATATCAGTGCTTCCCACACCTGTCGAGAATGCTCCGAGTGCACCGAAGCTACACGTGTGTGAGTCGCCTCCGACTACAATATCTCCGGGGTTTATGTAGTCTTTCTCGGGGAGAACCCTGTGACATATCCCCTCACCCTCGTGTCTGTCGATGCCGTTCTCGGTGGTCCAGTCCCTTATCTCAGACTGCTGTTCGGCGACGTCCTCGTCGGGTGCCGGGAAGTAGTGGTCGAAGGGAACAACCACCTTGTCGGAGTCCCACGGCTCCTCGTCGAGTTCCTTCATAGCCTCGACGGCTA
This window contains:
- a CDS encoding isocitrate/isopropylmalate family dehydrogenase, which produces MADISLGVAEGDGVGREVVPATVEALRCLDVGIETVSLDVGRSVWEAKDIETGITEETIRRIRDCDALLLGAVESPDDPKYESTVLRLRNELGLYANVRPSRTGTVVRENTEGLYSGEEISKEGACETVRSVTTEATRKTAVKAVEEAETEVTVVHKANVVGSDRLFRDVSREVIEDSYVEYDERLVDSVAHDLGDGEEFDVLLTPNLYGDILSDLTAGLGDGLGVAPSANIGDDFGMFEPVHGSAPDIAGKGVANPAGCLLSASMMLDYLGFEEMSRKLEEATYEGVRRAPTPDLGGESSTEEVVEAVIDELTKRESLYI
- a CDS encoding 3-isopropylmalate dehydratase, which produces MKVKGEARRFGDDISTDEIIPGKYLRRDEDVWADHVMEGVDPRFADDSEGVVIVAGENFGYGSSREQAPRAIKAAGVSGVVAESFARIFYRNAINVGLPIATASVAEDTDDGDRVSVDLSEGTVVVESEPGKTRHECEELPERLREVLEAGGLLSWRRKNG
- a CDS encoding 3-isopropylmalate dehydratase large subunit; amino-acid sequence: MTRATEPTTMAEKMLSDASGEEARAGDVVEADLDLVMAHDGSSVLAVEAMKELDEEPWDSDKVVVPFDHYFPAPDEDVAEQQSEIRDWTTENGIDRHEGEGICHRVLPEKDYINPGDIVVGGDSHTCSFGALGAFSTGVGSTDIAEALISGKLWFRVPETIKIEIEGFDPSRSRITVKDLTLKIVSELGASGANYSVIEYHGDCIEDLSVEERITLCNMGVETDAKSAVIPPDETTFEYTGKEDANPVYSDSGSWDDEIRIQAPESPLVARPGAPEDAVPVDEVEGTAVDQAHIGTCTNGGFSDLAAAAEILEGREVAPETRLIVVPATKEALMRANDEGVSNVLMEAGATILNPGCGPCMGYHQGVVGDGEVCISSGNRNFDGRMGSGDVYLGSPETVAASAVEGEITNPAEVV